The following are from one region of the Lacinutrix sp. Bg11-31 genome:
- the carB gene encoding carbamoyl-phosphate synthase large subunit produces the protein MPKNSKLKSILIIGSGPIVIGQACEFDYSGTQALRSLREDGIETVLINSNPATIMTDPSMADHVYLLPLTTKSIVKILKEHPHIDAVLPTMGGQTALNLCIEADEKGIWKDFDVEIIGVNIDAINITEDREKFRELMLAIDIPMAPQATATSYLKGKEIAQEFGFPLIIRASFTLGGAGASFVHKEEDFDELLTRGLEISPIHEVMIDKALIGWKEYELELLRDSNDNVVIICAIENMDPIGIHTGDSITVAPAMTLSDKTYQRMRDMAIHMMRNIGDFAGGCNVQFAVSPDENEDIIAIEINPRVSRSSALASKATGYPIAKIAAKLALGYHLDELQNQITKSTSALFEPTLDYVIVKIPRWNFDKFEGSDRTLGLQMKSVGEVMGIGRSFQEALHKATQSLEIKRNGLGADGKGYKNYDQIIDKLTNASWDRVFAIYDAIQMGIPLSRIHEITKIDMWFLKQYEELYVLEKEISTFTIDTIQKDLLLEGKQKGYGDRQIAHMLGCLESQVYNKREELGVTRVYKLVDTCAAEFEAKTPYYYSTFESDVETPDGKRYADNESIVSDKKKVIVLGSGPNRIGQGIEFDYCCVHGVLAAAECGYETIMINCNPETVSTDFDIADKLYFEPVFWEHIYDIIRHEKPVGVIVQLGGQTALKLAEKLSKYGVKILGTSFEALDLAEDRGLFSNMLKENNIPYPEFDIATTADEAAAIADVLDFPILVRPSYVLGGQGMKIVINKQELEEHVVSLLARMPGNQLLLDHYLDGAIEAEADAICDGENVYIIGIMEHIEPCGIHSGDSNSLLPPFNLGPLVMQQIIDHTNKIALALNTVGLINIQFAVKDDMVYIIEANPRASRTVPFIAKAYGEPYVNYATKVMLGEKKVTDFNFNPQLKGYAIKQPVFSFNKFHNVNKKLGPEMKSTGESILFIDDLKDDEFYNLYSRRKMYLSK, from the coding sequence ATGCCAAAAAATTCTAAATTAAAATCAATACTTATTATAGGTTCAGGACCTATTGTAATTGGGCAAGCCTGTGAATTCGATTACTCTGGAACGCAAGCATTACGCTCGCTTAGAGAAGACGGAATTGAAACTGTTTTAATAAACTCTAATCCAGCAACAATAATGACAGATCCTTCAATGGCTGATCATGTTTATTTGCTGCCTCTAACCACAAAATCGATAGTTAAAATATTAAAAGAACATCCTCATATTGATGCGGTCTTACCAACAATGGGAGGACAAACTGCTTTAAATTTATGTATTGAAGCAGACGAAAAAGGAATCTGGAAAGATTTCGATGTAGAAATTATAGGTGTTAATATAGACGCTATTAATATTACAGAAGATAGAGAGAAGTTTAGAGAGTTAATGCTTGCCATAGATATTCCTATGGCACCGCAAGCTACAGCTACTTCTTATCTAAAAGGGAAAGAAATTGCTCAAGAATTTGGGTTTCCTTTAATAATTAGAGCCTCTTTTACTTTAGGAGGAGCTGGTGCTTCATTTGTGCATAAAGAAGAAGATTTTGATGAGTTATTAACGCGTGGATTAGAAATTTCTCCTATCCATGAAGTTATGATCGATAAGGCCTTAATAGGTTGGAAAGAATATGAATTAGAGTTACTTAGAGACTCTAACGATAATGTTGTTATTATTTGTGCTATTGAAAATATGGATCCAATTGGGATTCATACTGGAGATTCTATAACTGTTGCTCCAGCAATGACATTAAGTGATAAAACATACCAAAGAATGCGTGATATGGCAATCCATATGATGCGTAATATTGGTGATTTTGCAGGTGGTTGTAATGTGCAGTTTGCTGTAAGTCCAGATGAAAATGAAGATATTATCGCCATCGAAATTAATCCTCGTGTATCGCGTTCTTCAGCATTAGCTAGTAAAGCAACAGGTTATCCAATTGCTAAAATTGCTGCTAAATTAGCTTTAGGCTATCACTTAGACGAATTACAAAACCAAATTACAAAATCTACTTCTGCTTTATTCGAGCCTACTTTAGATTACGTTATTGTTAAAATTCCACGTTGGAATTTTGATAAGTTCGAAGGATCTGATAGAACATTAGGTTTACAAATGAAATCTGTTGGAGAAGTAATGGGAATTGGTAGAAGTTTCCAAGAAGCGCTTCATAAAGCAACGCAATCTTTAGAGATTAAACGTAATGGATTAGGTGCAGATGGAAAGGGTTATAAAAATTACGATCAAATTATAGACAAATTAACCAATGCAAGTTGGGATCGTGTATTTGCTATTTATGATGCGATACAAATGGGAATTCCATTAAGCCGTATTCATGAAATTACAAAAATTGACATGTGGTTTTTAAAGCAATATGAAGAATTATATGTTTTAGAAAAAGAAATTTCAACCTTTACAATAGATACAATCCAAAAAGATTTACTTCTTGAAGGGAAACAAAAAGGTTATGGAGATAGACAAATAGCACACATGTTGGGCTGTTTAGAAAGTCAGGTTTATAATAAAAGAGAAGAATTAGGTGTTACTAGAGTTTATAAGTTAGTAGATACTTGTGCTGCAGAATTTGAAGCAAAAACACCTTATTATTATTCTACTTTCGAAAGTGATGTTGAAACTCCAGATGGTAAACGTTATGCAGATAACGAAAGTATAGTTTCAGATAAGAAAAAAGTTATTGTTTTAGGATCTGGTCCAAATAGAATAGGACAAGGTATCGAGTTCGATTACTGTTGTGTACATGGTGTGTTAGCAGCTGCAGAATGTGGTTACGAAACAATTATGATAAACTGTAATCCAGAAACGGTTTCAACCGATTTTGATATAGCAGACAAATTGTATTTCGAACCTGTATTTTGGGAACATATCTACGATATAATTAGACATGAAAAACCAGTAGGTGTTATTGTACAGTTAGGTGGACAAACGGCATTAAAGCTTGCCGAAAAGCTATCTAAATATGGTGTTAAAATTTTAGGAACTAGTTTTGAAGCTTTAGATTTAGCTGAAGATAGAGGCTTATTCTCTAATATGTTAAAAGAAAATAATATTCCCTATCCAGAATTCGATATTGCTACAACTGCAGACGAAGCAGCAGCAATTGCGGATGTTTTAGATTTTCCAATTCTAGTAAGACCTTCTTATGTACTTGGTGGGCAAGGCATGAAAATTGTAATTAATAAACAAGAATTAGAAGAGCATGTTGTAAGTTTATTAGCGCGTATGCCAGGAAATCAATTGTTACTAGATCATTATTTAGATGGAGCAATTGAAGCAGAAGCAGATGCAATTTGCGATGGTGAAAATGTGTATATAATAGGAATTATGGAGCATATTGAGCCTTGTGGTATTCACTCTGGTGATAGTAATTCTTTATTACCTCCTTTTAATCTAGGACCTTTAGTAATGCAACAAATTATAGATCATACTAATAAGATTGCTTTAGCTTTAAATACAGTAGGTTTAATAAACATACAATTTGCTGTAAAAGATGATATGGTATATATTATAGAAGCCAATCCAAGAGCTTCTAGAACGGTTCCGTTTATAGCAAAAGCATATGGAGAACCTTATGTAAATTATGCAACTAAAGTAATGTTAGGCGAGAAAAAAGTAACAGATTTTAATTTCAATCCACAGTTGAAAGGATATGCCATTAAGCAACCTGTTTTCTCATTTAATAAGTTTCATAACGTAAATAAAAAGTTAGGTCCAGAAATGAAAAGTACTGGAGAAAGCATATTATTTATAGATGATTTAAAAGACGATGAGTTTTATAATTTATACTCACGTAGAAAGATGTATTTAAGTAAGTAA
- a CDS encoding T9SS type A sorting domain-containing protein — translation MSLSAQVETITIDWSFGSNPSATGTNNNADRTIEVGDTVVWDYYATGTHTVTSKAGSTESWDSGFIASGAGVTYSRVFTSIGTNPYECTPHPGSMNGTITVVAEGILSTPQFEAPTKFSIYPNPCNDVMNINIPTLTDKGLQLEVFDVLGKKVYSQLLSELSSSVNIAKWNSGLYLVRLSSPDQDITLTKRFVKL, via the coding sequence ATGAGTCTTAGCGCACAAGTCGAAACAATTACTATTGATTGGAGTTTTGGCTCTAATCCTAGTGCAACTGGCACTAATAATAATGCTGACAGAACAATAGAGGTTGGAGACACAGTTGTTTGGGACTATTATGCCACAGGTACTCATACTGTTACTAGTAAAGCAGGAAGCACAGAAAGTTGGGATAGCGGTTTTATTGCATCTGGAGCAGGAGTGACTTATAGTAGAGTATTTACTTCAATAGGTACTAATCCTTACGAATGTACTCCACATCCAGGAAGTATGAATGGGACAATTACAGTTGTTGCAGAAGGAATATTAAGTACTCCGCAATTTGAAGCACCAACAAAATTTTCAATATATCCTAACCCATGTAACGATGTTATGAATATTAACATTCCTACGCTAACAGACAAAGGTTTACAACTTGAAGTTTTCGATGTTTTAGGTAAGAAAGTATATTCACAACTTTTAAGTGAGTTATCTTCTAGCGTTAATATAGCAAAGTGGAATAGTGGTTTGTATTTGGTAAGACTGTCGTCTCCAGATCAAGATATTACTTTAACTAAGCGATTTGTAAAACTTTAA
- a CDS encoding acyl-CoA thioesterase produces the protein MPNYRKVDSSRINLSELMKPSHSNFSGKIHGGYILSIMDNIAFACASKHSKAYCVTASVDTVDFLNPIEVGELVTMKASVNYVGRTSMVVGIRVEAENIQTGKMKHCNSSYFTMVAKDDNGKSIEVPGLILNDKTEVKRYLKALKRIETKKARQEEFDHQDFSHQDYLHELKGYKVKIELPDNF, from the coding sequence ATGCCAAATTATAGAAAAGTTGATAGCTCGAGGATAAATCTTTCAGAATTAATGAAGCCTTCCCATTCTAATTTTAGTGGAAAAATTCATGGAGGTTACATATTAAGCATTATGGATAATATTGCTTTTGCATGTGCTAGTAAACACTCTAAAGCATATTGTGTAACTGCTTCTGTAGATACTGTAGATTTTTTAAATCCAATAGAAGTTGGAGAGCTAGTTACAATGAAAGCTTCTGTTAATTATGTTGGTAGAACCTCTATGGTTGTTGGTATTCGTGTTGAAGCAGAAAATATACAAACAGGAAAAATGAAACACTGTAACTCATCTTACTTTACAATGGTAGCTAAAGATGATAATGGAAAATCAATTGAAGTTCCTGGTTTAATATTAAACGATAAGACCGAAGTAAAACGTTACCTAAAAGCACTTAAGCGAATAGAAACTAAAAAGGCTAGACAAGAAGAATTCGATCATCAAGATTTTTCACATCAAGATTATTTACATGAGTTAAAAGGGTATAAAGTTAAAATTGAGCTACCTGACAATTTTTAA
- a CDS encoding 6-phosphogluconate dehydrogenase: MMKFLFKTFVVILLIIAGYFAFIYYASYSEGVRAGELVKFSSKGVLFKTWEGEISQGVSEAQIFKFSVEAGETKVIEDLNKYQGRLVKLTYFERYKSLFWLGDTQYFVSKVELNTSNNE; the protein is encoded by the coding sequence ATGATGAAATTTTTATTTAAAACATTTGTAGTAATACTTCTTATAATAGCTGGTTATTTTGCTTTTATCTATTATGCCTCTTATAGTGAAGGTGTTCGTGCTGGTGAATTGGTGAAATTTAGCAGTAAAGGCGTTTTGTTTAAAACTTGGGAAGGAGAAATTAGCCAAGGTGTTAGTGAGGCTCAAATTTTCAAATTCTCGGTAGAAGCCGGAGAAACTAAAGTTATTGAAGACTTAAACAAATACCAAGGTCGTTTAGTTAAACTTACTTATTTTGAACGCTACAAATCTTTATTTTGGCTTGGTGATACACAATATTTTGTTTCTAAGGTTGAATTAAACACATCTAATAACGAATAA
- the rmuC gene encoding DNA recombination protein RmuC, whose protein sequence is MNDNIILILAILISAIIGGYLGMLFTKLKSKSEKSTLEERNNNLQQQFNDFKLFSETENQKQNQTFDNQLTELKETISKIEVEREDIRREKDFLNTELARRNSEFENLQKLNLKRDEELEEQQKRLRTDFENLANKILDAKSEKFTLQNKENIKSILNPLQEKIQLFEKKVDDTQKESISMHSALKEQLLGLKDLNQQMTKEATNLTRALKGDSKMQGNWGELVLERVLEKSGLEKDREYFVQQNFTREDGTRVLPDIVLHLPDNKKMIIDSKVSLTDYERYVNAEDEDRETYLKAHINSIRRHVDQLSDKKYEDLYDIESPDFVLLFVPIEPAFAVAINADNSLYNKAFEKNIVIVTPSTLLATLRTVDSMWNNEKQQQNAIEIARQAGALYDKFHGLVTDLTGVGKKIDDAKKDYSAAMNKLVEGKGNLITSVEKIKKLGAKAKKALPEKIIKRAQIDE, encoded by the coding sequence ATGAACGACAACATTATCCTTATTCTTGCTATATTAATTTCAGCCATTATTGGTGGTTATTTAGGAATGCTTTTTACTAAACTAAAAAGTAAAAGCGAAAAAAGCACTTTAGAAGAACGCAATAATAACTTACAACAACAGTTTAACGACTTCAAGCTGTTTTCGGAAACAGAGAACCAAAAACAAAACCAAACTTTCGACAATCAGTTAACAGAATTAAAAGAAACTATTTCTAAGATTGAAGTTGAACGTGAAGATATTAGACGTGAAAAAGACTTTTTAAATACGGAATTAGCACGTAGAAATTCGGAATTCGAAAACCTTCAAAAACTTAATCTTAAAAGAGATGAAGAGTTAGAAGAACAACAAAAACGATTACGAACAGATTTCGAGAATCTTGCTAATAAAATTCTTGATGCTAAATCTGAAAAATTCACACTTCAGAATAAAGAAAATATAAAGAGCATTTTAAATCCTTTACAAGAGAAAATTCAGCTATTCGAAAAGAAAGTAGACGATACTCAAAAGGAAAGTATAAGTATGCATTCTGCTTTAAAAGAACAATTGTTAGGCTTAAAAGATTTAAACCAACAAATGACGAAGGAAGCAACCAACCTTACCAGAGCTTTAAAAGGCGACAGTAAAATGCAAGGAAATTGGGGAGAACTAGTTTTAGAACGTGTTCTTGAAAAATCTGGTTTAGAAAAAGACAGAGAGTATTTTGTACAACAAAATTTCACTAGAGAAGATGGTACAAGAGTATTACCAGATATTGTACTACACTTACCAGACAATAAAAAAATGATTATTGACAGTAAAGTGTCTTTAACAGATTACGAGCGTTACGTTAACGCAGAAGACGAGGATAGAGAAACGTATTTAAAAGCACATATTAATTCTATTAGAAGACACGTAGATCAACTCTCTGACAAGAAATATGAGGATTTATACGATATAGAAAGCCCAGATTTTGTATTACTTTTTGTACCAATTGAGCCTGCTTTTGCAGTAGCAATTAATGCAGATAACTCTTTATACAATAAAGCTTTCGAAAAAAACATTGTTATTGTTACACCTTCTACGCTTTTAGCCACTTTAAGAACCGTTGACAGTATGTGGAATAACGAAAAACAGCAACAGAATGCCATTGAAATTGCGCGTCAAGCAGGTGCTTTATACGATAAATTTCATGGCTTGGTAACTGATTTAACTGGAGTTGGAAAGAAAATTGACGATGCTAAAAAAGATTATTCTGCTGCAATGAATAAATTAGTAGAAGGAAAAGGAAACCTTATTACTAGTGTTGAAAAAATTAAAAAGCTAGGAGCAAAAGCAAAAAAAGCGCTACCTGAAAAAATTATAAAACGCGCTCAAATCGACGAATAA
- a CDS encoding SCO family protein produces the protein MRSKTFIISIVFVLFLSCNKQKIKPLPIYNPANLNKELVDKSLRSTSKNHTVLDFNLINQNGQIITQDNYKGKIYVTDFFFTSCGTICPTMTNNMFKIQKAFLNNPDVMFLSISVTPTIDSVPVLHEYAKNKGVIDVKWNVTTGNKKHIYNLARKSYFAVVEKGDGGLQDFIHTPNFILVDTKKQIRGIYDGTNNDDVKRIISDIKILRN, from the coding sequence ATGCGTTCTAAAACCTTTATTATTTCAATAGTTTTTGTATTATTTTTATCTTGTAATAAGCAGAAAATCAAACCATTGCCTATTTACAATCCTGCAAATTTAAATAAAGAATTAGTAGATAAAAGCTTAAGAAGCACATCAAAAAACCACACTGTTTTAGATTTTAATCTCATCAATCAAAACGGACAAATTATAACTCAAGACAATTACAAAGGTAAAATTTATGTAACCGATTTCTTTTTTACAAGTTGCGGAACTATCTGTCCGACTATGACAAATAATATGTTCAAAATTCAAAAGGCATTTTTAAATAATCCAGATGTAATGTTCCTATCAATATCTGTAACTCCAACAATTGATAGTGTTCCCGTTTTACACGAATATGCAAAAAACAAAGGTGTTATAGATGTTAAATGGAATGTAACAACTGGTAATAAAAAACACATCTATAATCTTGCTCGTAAAAGCTACTTTGCTGTTGTAGAGAAAGGTGATGGAGGATTACAAGATTTTATACACACACCAAATTTTATATTAGTAGATACAAAAAAGCAAATTCGAGGTATTTATGATGGAACTAATAATGACGATGTTAAACGCATAATTAGTGATATAAAAATCTTACGTAATTAG
- a CDS encoding OmpA family protein yields MKNYNKITTAIIIILFTIQLQAQGDWNAPTEEEERSKIYTMKDAIRDKQYVFSFNFNKSSETAMWSGIFLMLEKRFRYTDYNITLQCFSSAGESESYDKELATKRGNAVKKFLIDKGISKSRINIEVYGNKDIYGIKSEGFNGLKDYVYHRRVEPIFVLKEKKKIKDFIIDFKNAETLNDDIDEGQEIFLDLIEPYVKAIKEGNHLQKLPGVGRPSSDQDEFLEQAESLIKETVKAGTNPKKLGKLIATYGLGSFIDLFTSNQTKVIAKNRKEMYIMIIEAFTKYCFPKYPSNNRIKQGNYSSSQKYLFYVIGYEISKLSNHEKYKIRARFIAGQTPGLSTESRSHRFKYKINNPSTFKSSMSFFFAKSEYRYRD; encoded by the coding sequence ATGAAAAATTATAATAAAATAACAACAGCAATAATTATAATCCTATTTACAATACAACTCCAAGCACAAGGAGATTGGAATGCTCCAACCGAGGAAGAAGAACGTAGTAAAATATATACTATGAAAGATGCTATTAGAGATAAACAATATGTTTTTTCCTTTAATTTTAATAAAAGTTCTGAAACAGCTATGTGGAGCGGTATTTTTTTAATGCTAGAAAAAAGATTTAGATATACAGATTATAATATTACTCTACAATGTTTTAGCAGTGCAGGAGAAAGCGAATCTTACGATAAAGAATTAGCCACAAAAAGAGGTAATGCAGTTAAGAAATTTTTAATAGATAAAGGTATTTCTAAATCAAGAATTAACATTGAAGTATATGGAAATAAAGATATTTACGGCATTAAATCTGAAGGGTTTAATGGACTCAAAGATTATGTCTATCATAGAAGAGTCGAACCCATTTTTGTTCTTAAAGAAAAAAAGAAAATTAAAGATTTTATCATTGACTTTAAAAACGCAGAAACCTTAAATGATGACATTGATGAAGGTCAAGAAATATTTCTTGATCTAATAGAGCCTTATGTAAAAGCAATTAAAGAAGGTAATCACTTACAAAAGCTACCAGGTGTTGGAAGACCATCTTCAGACCAAGATGAATTTTTAGAACAAGCCGAAAGCCTTATTAAAGAAACTGTAAAAGCAGGAACCAATCCTAAAAAACTTGGAAAGCTAATTGCAACTTATGGTCTTGGATCGTTTATTGATCTCTTTACAAGTAATCAAACCAAAGTAATCGCTAAAAACAGGAAAGAGATGTACATCATGATTATAGAAGCATTTACGAAGTACTGCTTTCCTAAATACCCATCTAATAATAGGATAAAACAAGGTAATTATAGTAGCAGTCAAAAGTATCTTTTTTATGTTATTGGTTATGAAATTAGCAAACTCTCAAATCATGAAAAATATAAAATTAGAGCGCGCTTTATTGCAGGGCAAACTCCAGGGTTATCTACAGAGTCTAGAAGTCATCGTTTTAAATATAAAATAAATAATCCATCGACATTTAAAAGTAGTATGTCTTTCTTTTTTGCAAAAAGTGAATATAGATATAGAGATTAA